In a genomic window of Heterodontus francisci isolate sHetFra1 chromosome 21, sHetFra1.hap1, whole genome shotgun sequence:
- the LOC137381077 gene encoding probable G-protein coupled receptor 139, with translation MDSRGNGRVHFAVNLLAIVILSRGKCGLSKCVTHYLVAMAVADLMVVIIEVILKRINNIYLPIKFLFITPVCAMKLVTKIAALDCSVWFMVAFTFDRFVAICCPNLQRKHCTQRTANMVSATVCVLGCLRSIPFYFMYEPQLIINNIPYFCIETFAYYTSPLWAVYEWFDSILTHLVPIFLILLLNTLTVKHILKSNTVRRALLSSINNQNDPESENRKRSMILLFTISGNFILLWMTYVVHSLRWRVKNYNYTDRYYSNPIYINQQTGFMLQLLSPCTNTCIYGLTQRKFSDELVIGMKYMITLNGRLCK, from the exons ATGGACAGTAGAGGTAACGGTAGAGTACACTTTGCAG TGAACCTGctcgcgattgtgatcctgtcccgtggaaaatgcggtctctccaaatgtgtcactcattacttggtggccatggcagtggcggatctaatggtggtgaTCATTGAAGTAATATTGAAGCGAATTAACAATATTTACTTGCCAATAAAATTCTTGTTCATCACTCCCGTATGCGCCATGAAACTTGTCACGAAAATTGCAGCACTGGACTGCTCCGTCTGGTTCAtggttgctttcacctttgatcgctttgtagccatttgttgtccGAATCTTCAGCGAAAGCATTGTACCCAGAGAACGGCGAACATGGTTTCAGCGACCGTGTGTGTGCTCGGCTGCCTGAGAAGCATCCCCTTTTATTTCATGTATGAACCCCAACTTATAATTAACAACATTCCATACTTCTGCATTGAAACCTTTGCCTATTACACTTCGCCCTTATGGGCGGTGTACGAGTGGTTTGACAGTATTTTAACACATTTAGTGCCGATCTTTTTGATCCTTTTGTTAAATACTCTCACTGTGAAACATATTCTAAAGTCCAATACAGTCCGCAGGGCGCTCCTCAGCAGCATCAATAACCAAAATGATCCAGAGAGTGAGAACcggaagagatcaatgatcttgctctttactatATCTGGTAATTTCATTCTTCTCTGGATGACATATGTTGTGCATTCCCTAAGGTGGCGGGTGAAAAACTACAATTATACAGACAGATACTATAGTAACCCAATATACATCAACCAGCAAACGGGattcatgctgcagcttctcagtccttgcaccaacacgtgtatttatgggCTGACACAGAGAAAATTCAGCGATGAGCTGGTGATTGGAATGAAATACATGATCACACTGAATGGGAGATTATGTAAATAG